In the genome of Desulfovibrio desulfuricans, one region contains:
- a CDS encoding CBS domain-containing protein, which yields MIPAPDTLPETASAASVSPAYAGRTMPDQPGAPACAQDAARPDGSGPQGVTLITCHANADFDAFAAMLAARFLYEPHVLLFPGTQERGLQKLVAGLDCKALGITETAAIPWQTINRLVVVDTRQRGRISHVSQLLDRPDVAVELWDHHPDTADDITTPHTHLAHIGSVTSLIVQAIADRGLSLTADDATLLGLGIYSDTGSFTYSSTTQADFQSAAWLLGQGMDLNRVDALAAHELTSLHIQALNSLLESTQTYSINNVQVAISEAAMEHYLGDFAYLAHRLMEMEKFSVLFAIGLMDDRIQVVARSRDEAINVGDICAALGGGGHAYAASASVRSMTVHEVRDVILRHLYAQAYPDKTAREYMSSPAVGVESAASIHDADELMLHFGLKAVPVFEPGTRVCVGLLDALTASRASAHGLGAYTVEDYMTRRIITLPPDATLKDLTTTIVGGRQRLVPIVDSSKVVGVVTRTDLINVFAQEPGHMPEPRTTGSKERNLGKLINDRLPRASRELLHLAGRLGRELGLPVYTVGGFVRDLLLQRPNQDIDLVVEGNGIALARALARELNGRVREHQKFLTSVVIYKDENGEQARIDVATARLEYYEYPAALPTVELSSIKMDLFRRDFSINALAVRLDCEPFGQMVDFFGGQRDVKERVIRVLHTLSFVEDPTRCLRAVRFEQRYNFHIGAGTEKLIKNALKLKLMDKLSGARLFHEFQHICDENDPTACITRLDQLGVFEAISPLLALNPTKKSLLLRLQETLTWYRLLYFEQAAQPWLAYFLALNYNLSYADTANHYQRMGLPEPQRADVFRQREHMRAVRGKLESWQKDHETGRAKISALCALLRPLSLEFLLCLMADTTNAALQKNISRYITLWRRQKADVGGEDLLAMGLQPGPAFGRILEAVLTAKLDGLAATTEQQLELARTLARQADENSDTEKEEQATRNSSLAQRL from the coding sequence GTGATTCCAGCGCCGGATACCTTGCCCGAGACGGCATCGGCTGCGTCTGTCAGCCCGGCTTATGCCGGGCGCACCATGCCCGATCAGCCGGGTGCGCCTGCCTGCGCACAGGACGCAGCCAGACCGGACGGGAGCGGCCCTCAGGGCGTCACCCTCATCACCTGCCACGCCAATGCCGATTTTGACGCCTTTGCGGCCATGCTGGCGGCCCGCTTTTTGTACGAGCCGCACGTGCTGCTGTTTCCCGGCACGCAGGAGCGCGGGCTGCAAAAACTTGTTGCCGGGCTGGATTGCAAAGCCTTGGGCATTACGGAAACCGCAGCGATCCCCTGGCAGACAATCAACCGTCTGGTGGTGGTCGATACCCGCCAGCGCGGGCGCATAAGCCACGTATCGCAGCTGCTCGACCGCCCGGACGTAGCCGTCGAGCTGTGGGACCACCACCCGGACACCGCTGACGACATCACCACCCCGCACACGCATCTGGCGCACATCGGCTCGGTCACCAGCCTGATTGTGCAGGCCATCGCCGACCGGGGTCTCAGCCTGACAGCCGACGACGCCACCCTGCTTGGGCTTGGCATTTACAGCGACACCGGCTCATTCACCTATTCTTCCACCACGCAGGCGGACTTTCAGTCGGCCGCATGGCTGCTCGGCCAGGGCATGGATCTGAACCGCGTCGATGCGCTGGCGGCCCACGAGCTGACGAGCCTGCACATCCAGGCGCTCAACAGCCTGCTCGAATCCACCCAGACGTACAGCATCAACAATGTGCAGGTGGCGATTTCGGAAGCGGCCATGGAGCACTACCTAGGCGATTTCGCCTATCTGGCCCACCGGCTCATGGAGATGGAAAAGTTCTCTGTGCTCTTTGCCATCGGCCTCATGGACGACCGTATTCAGGTGGTGGCCCGCAGCCGCGACGAGGCCATCAACGTGGGCGACATATGCGCGGCCCTCGGCGGCGGCGGGCACGCTTACGCGGCCTCGGCCTCGGTGCGCAGCATGACGGTGCACGAAGTGCGCGACGTCATCCTGCGGCACCTTTATGCCCAGGCCTACCCCGACAAAACAGCGCGCGAGTATATGTCGTCCCCAGCCGTGGGGGTAGAGTCTGCAGCCAGTATTCACGATGCCGACGAGCTCATGCTGCATTTCGGCCTCAAGGCCGTGCCGGTATTTGAACCGGGAACCCGCGTGTGCGTCGGCCTGCTTGACGCCCTGACGGCCTCGCGGGCCAGCGCGCACGGGCTGGGCGCGTACACGGTCGAAGACTACATGACGCGCCGCATCATCACCCTGCCGCCCGACGCGACGCTCAAGGACCTTACCACCACCATCGTGGGGGGCCGTCAGCGGCTCGTGCCCATTGTGGACAGCAGCAAGGTCGTGGGCGTGGTGACGCGCACCGACCTTATCAACGTCTTTGCGCAAGAGCCGGGGCATATGCCCGAACCGCGAACCACCGGCAGCAAAGAGCGCAACCTCGGCAAGCTCATCAACGACAGGCTGCCCCGCGCCAGCCGGGAGCTGCTGCATCTTGCGGGCAGGCTTGGCAGGGAGCTCGGGCTGCCGGTGTACACGGTTGGCGGTTTTGTTCGCGATCTTTTGCTGCAGCGCCCCAATCAGGACATCGATCTTGTGGTCGAGGGCAACGGCATCGCCCTGGCCCGGGCGCTGGCAAGGGAACTCAACGGCCGCGTGCGCGAGCATCAGAAGTTCCTCACCTCCGTGGTCATCTACAAGGACGAAAACGGCGAGCAGGCGCGCATAGACGTAGCCACGGCCCGGCTGGAATATTACGAATACCCGGCGGCCCTGCCCACAGTTGAGCTTTCGTCCATCAAGATGGACCTGTTCCGCCGCGATTTTTCCATCAACGCGCTGGCTGTGCGCCTTGACTGCGAGCCGTTTGGCCAGATGGTGGATTTTTTTGGCGGCCAGCGCGACGTGAAGGAACGCGTCATACGGGTTCTGCACACCCTGAGCTTTGTGGAAGACCCCACCCGCTGCCTGCGGGCCGTGCGCTTTGAACAGCGCTACAACTTCCACATCGGGGCAGGCACGGAAAAGCTCATAAAAAATGCGCTCAAGCTCAAACTTATGGACAAGCTCTCGGGCGCAAGGCTGTTCCACGAATTTCAGCACATCTGCGACGAGAACGACCCCACGGCCTGCATAACCCGGCTCGACCAGCTGGGCGTGTTTGAGGCCATATCGCCCCTGCTGGCGCTCAACCCCACAAAAAAGTCGCTTTTGCTGCGTCTGCAGGAAACGCTCACATGGTACAGGCTGCTGTATTTCGAGCAGGCCGCGCAGCCGTGGCTGGCCTACTTTCTGGCCCTCAACTACAACCTTAGCTATGCCGATACGGCCAACCACTATCAGCGCATGGGCCTGCCGGAACCGCAACGGGCAGATGTTTTCAGGCAGCGCGAGCACATGCGGGCTGTACGCGGCAAGCTGGAATCGTGGCAAAAAGACCACGAGACCGGCAGGGCAAAAATAAGCGCCCTGTGCGCCCTGCTGCGGCCCCTGTCGCTGGAATTTCTGCTCTGTCTCATGGCCGACACCACCAATGCGGCGCTGCAAAAAAACATTTCGCGCTACATCACCCTGTGGCGCAGACAAAAGGCCGACGTGGGCGGCGAAGACCTGCTCGCCATGGGGCTGCAGCCCGGCCCGGCCTTTGGACGCATACTTGAGGCCGTGCTGACCGCCAAGCTCGACGGGCTGGCCGCCACCACCGAGCAACAGCTAGAGCTTGCGCGCACTCTGGCGCGCCAGGCTGACGAAAATTCCGACACAGAAAAAGAAGAACAAGCCACTAGGAATTCTTCACTTGCCCAGCGTTTATAA
- the mutS gene encoding DNA mismatch repair protein MutS, translating into MSEAPAKLTPMFEQYMRIKAEHPDALLLYRMGDFYELFLEDAKVAARELQIALTSRSRDAENPIPMCGVPWHAVEGYVAQLIDKGYHVAICDQTEDPKAAKGLVKRAVTRVITPGTVLEDANLASKSHNYLAALCLAAAGGAGGLAWADISTGQWSGVEFKREAELWQWAQKLAPRELLVPEGTEPPPRCILEGIRLVRMPAGQFELKRATERVVTAQGVREAGALGLEGKPELTRACGALLAYLGQTQMRNPDHLMPFAPLDLGRRLIIDDVTERNLEIFARLNGRKGKGTLRHALDDTMTPMGGRLLEDMLRHPWRELGPITRIQDAVAFFYADDARRDALREALKNVYDLERLSTRISLNQGAPRDFIALRNSLAALPDVHAALCTANAAASMPKSVADVVKSWDSMEDSAALLQSALVDSPPAVITEGGLFKNGYNAELDRLLDLAEHGEQKLQNMLADEQAKTGISKLKLGFNRVFGYYYELTRAAHSGPAPFHFIRRQSLANAERFTTVELKELEEELLSASDKRKSLEYSLFQELRNHMASQRERIIHAADMVAQLDYWQSLAQVGRNNNWCRPELDQEADLDIREGRHPVVEAMLGRANFVPNDFRLDAGRRLCLLTGPNMAGKSTVLRQVAIICLLAQMGSMVPATAARLGLVDRLFSRVGASDNLAQGQSTFMVEMMETARILRQATRRSLVILDEIGRGTSTYDGVALAWAVVEDLAKRAGGELRTLFATHYHELTALEGRIAGVFTMNIAIREYNNDILFLHKLVPGPSDRSYGVEVARLAGVPGPVVQRARAILQGLERGRENARKTVVSAVALPGLNLPEPAKKEPDLPEIAAAPPRTEHPLVLLLRELNPDELSPMDALRQLVEWKKLWGDDPDAANEATATSQRDENSHE; encoded by the coding sequence ATGTCTGAAGCCCCCGCAAAACTGACCCCCATGTTTGAGCAGTACATGCGCATCAAGGCCGAGCACCCTGATGCCTTGCTGCTGTATCGCATGGGTGATTTTTATGAACTGTTTCTTGAAGACGCCAAGGTAGCGGCCCGCGAACTTCAGATCGCGCTTACAAGCCGCAGCAGGGATGCGGAAAACCCCATCCCCATGTGCGGCGTGCCGTGGCACGCGGTCGAGGGCTACGTGGCCCAGCTCATCGACAAGGGTTATCACGTGGCCATCTGCGACCAGACAGAAGACCCCAAGGCGGCCAAGGGGCTGGTCAAACGCGCCGTTACCCGCGTTATCACGCCGGGTACGGTACTGGAAGACGCCAACCTGGCCAGCAAAAGCCACAATTATCTGGCCGCGCTTTGCCTCGCTGCGGCAGGCGGCGCCGGCGGGCTCGCCTGGGCGGACATTTCCACCGGCCAGTGGTCCGGGGTGGAGTTCAAACGCGAGGCCGAGCTGTGGCAATGGGCCCAAAAGCTGGCTCCCCGCGAGCTTCTCGTACCTGAAGGCACAGAACCGCCCCCACGCTGCATCCTGGAGGGCATACGCCTTGTACGCATGCCTGCGGGCCAGTTTGAGCTTAAACGCGCCACAGAGCGCGTTGTGACGGCTCAAGGAGTGCGCGAGGCCGGAGCACTGGGGCTTGAGGGCAAGCCGGAACTCACGCGCGCCTGCGGGGCGCTGCTTGCCTATCTGGGGCAAACCCAGATGCGCAACCCCGACCACCTCATGCCTTTTGCCCCGCTTGATCTTGGCCGCCGACTGATCATCGACGACGTGACAGAGCGCAACCTCGAGATATTTGCCCGCCTTAATGGACGCAAAGGCAAGGGAACCCTGCGCCATGCCCTGGACGACACCATGACGCCCATGGGCGGCAGGCTGCTTGAAGACATGCTGCGTCACCCCTGGCGCGAGCTTGGCCCAATCACGCGCATTCAGGACGCGGTGGCGTTTTTTTATGCGGACGACGCCCGCCGCGACGCCCTGCGCGAGGCGCTTAAAAACGTCTATGACCTCGAGCGCCTCTCTACCCGCATCAGCCTGAACCAGGGCGCGCCCCGCGACTTTATCGCCCTGCGCAACAGTCTGGCTGCCCTGCCGGACGTTCATGCCGCCCTGTGCACGGCAAATGCCGCTGCCAGCATGCCCAAAAGCGTCGCCGACGTGGTCAAGTCGTGGGACAGCATGGAAGACAGCGCGGCCCTATTGCAAAGCGCCCTTGTGGACAGCCCGCCCGCCGTCATCACCGAGGGAGGGCTGTTTAAAAACGGCTACAATGCCGAGCTTGACCGTCTGCTTGATCTGGCGGAGCACGGCGAGCAAAAACTGCAAAACATGCTGGCCGACGAGCAGGCCAAGACAGGCATCAGCAAACTCAAACTGGGCTTCAACCGCGTATTTGGCTACTATTACGAGCTTACCCGCGCCGCCCACAGCGGCCCAGCGCCCTTCCATTTTATCCGCAGGCAAAGCCTTGCCAACGCCGAGCGCTTCACCACCGTCGAGCTTAAGGAGCTTGAGGAGGAGCTGCTCTCCGCCTCCGACAAGCGCAAAAGCCTTGAATATTCGCTATTTCAGGAGCTGCGCAACCATATGGCCAGCCAGCGTGAACGTATCATCCACGCGGCGGATATGGTGGCCCAGCTTGATTACTGGCAGAGCCTCGCGCAGGTTGGCCGCAACAACAACTGGTGCAGGCCCGAGCTGGACCAGGAGGCCGACCTCGACATCCGCGAGGGGAGGCATCCTGTGGTCGAGGCCATGCTTGGCCGGGCCAACTTTGTTCCCAACGATTTCAGGCTGGATGCCGGGCGTCGTCTGTGTCTGCTCACCGGCCCCAACATGGCGGGCAAATCAACCGTACTGCGTCAGGTGGCCATCATCTGCCTGCTGGCGCAGATGGGGTCCATGGTTCCGGCCACCGCAGCCCGCCTCGGGCTGGTAGACCGTCTGTTTTCGCGCGTGGGCGCGTCAGACAACCTCGCCCAGGGCCAGAGCACATTTATGGTGGAGATGATGGAAACGGCCCGCATTTTGCGTCAGGCTACCCGCAGAAGCCTTGTCATTCTTGACGAAATTGGCCGCGGCACAAGCACCTACGACGGCGTGGCGCTGGCCTGGGCCGTGGTGGAAGACCTGGCAAAACGGGCTGGCGGCGAACTGCGCACGCTGTTTGCCACCCACTACCACGAGCTTACCGCGCTGGAAGGCCGCATCGCGGGCGTATTTACCATGAACATCGCCATACGCGAGTACAACAACGACATTCTCTTTTTGCACAAGTTGGTTCCCGGCCCCTCAGACCGCAGTTACGGCGTGGAGGTGGCCCGCCTTGCGGGCGTGCCCGGTCCGGTGGTGCAGCGTGCCAGAGCCATACTGCAGGGGCTGGAGCGTGGCCGCGAAAACGCCCGTAAAACCGTGGTGTCGGCGGTTGCCCTACCCGGTCTGAACCTGCCGGAACCCGCAAAAAAGGAACCGGACCTGCCGGAGATTGCCGCCGCCCCGCCCCGCACGGAGCATCCCCTTGTGCTGCTGCTGCGTGAGCTTAACCCTGACGAGCTCAGCCCCATGGATGCCCTGCGGCAGCTT
- a CDS encoding LapA family protein — MRYIKVLLLAVVFFIALVFFFQNQGALSQSMVLTLNLFFIPAMSSIALPFYFLVIAAFACGALMTLGFLVWDKVNLTARLMKQKWQIGSLERELEKTKKKLGADTARAQFLSKNGKPETPPAVAATATTAAAAEDTLAPDPDNKQQ, encoded by the coding sequence ATGCGGTATATCAAGGTATTGTTGCTCGCGGTCGTCTTTTTTATTGCGCTCGTGTTCTTTTTTCAGAACCAGGGCGCTCTTTCCCAGAGCATGGTTCTCACGCTCAATCTGTTCTTTATTCCCGCCATGTCCTCCATTGCTTTGCCCTTCTATTTTCTCGTCATCGCGGCCTTCGCCTGTGGCGCGCTGATGACGCTGGGCTTTTTGGTGTGGGATAAGGTCAACCTGACTGCCCGCCTGATGAAGCAAAAATGGCAGATCGGCAGCCTAGAGCGCGAGCTCGAAAAGACCAAGAAAAAGCTTGGCGCAGACACTGCACGCGCGCAGTTTTTGAGCAAAAACGGCAAACCTGAGACCCCGCCTGCGGTTGCGGCCACCGCCACAACCGCTGCCGCTGCCGAAGATACCCTGGCGCCCGACCCGGACAACAAGCAGCAGTAG
- a CDS encoding HIT family protein, whose translation MKQLWAPWRIEYILGPKPDSCVFCLPDHTADDEQRLVLHRGQNAFVIMNKFPYNNGHIMVCPYRHVMLLADLKPEETHEIMDLLQLCTVILKQHFNCEGINIGLNQGQAAGAGIREHLHFHLVPRWTGDSSFMAVFDEVRTMPEHLSRTYAALKPYFTNGAAVGKQGRAASTPGQEGSGT comes from the coding sequence ATGAAACAACTTTGGGCTCCATGGCGCATTGAGTACATTCTTGGCCCAAAACCGGATTCATGCGTATTCTGCCTGCCCGATCATACGGCAGACGATGAACAGAGACTGGTTTTGCACAGGGGCCAGAACGCCTTTGTCATCATGAACAAGTTCCCGTACAATAACGGGCACATCATGGTTTGTCCCTACAGGCATGTGATGCTGCTTGCAGACCTGAAGCCGGAGGAAACCCATGAAATCATGGATCTTCTTCAACTTTGTACTGTAATCTTAAAGCAACACTTTAACTGTGAAGGCATCAACATAGGGCTCAACCAGGGGCAGGCTGCTGGCGCGGGTATACGCGAGCATCTGCACTTTCACCTGGTTCCGCGCTGGACGGGCGACTCGTCATTTATGGCAGTATTTGATGAAGTGCGCACCATGCCCGAACACCTAAGCCGCACCTACGCGGCCCTGAAACCGTATTTCACGAATGGCGCGGCTGTCGGCAAGCAAGGCCGCGCCGCTTCCACGCCGGGGCAGGAAGGTAGCGGCACGTAG
- a CDS encoding transcriptional regulator, translating to MVKWLILILAGYALYRLFANDLNKKKKENKQESTAEMERKVAAGEMVKDPECGAYVAVDSSISVRDGENVYRFCSYECRDKFLQRLEEGGRELPPREE from the coding sequence ATGGTAAAGTGGCTTATTCTGATTTTGGCGGGCTACGCCCTATATCGCCTTTTTGCCAATGATTTGAACAAGAAAAAGAAGGAAAACAAGCAGGAAAGCACTGCGGAAATGGAGCGCAAGGTTGCTGCTGGCGAAATGGTCAAGGACCCGGAATGCGGCGCATACGTGGCTGTTGACAGTTCTATCTCCGTGCGCGATGGCGAGAATGTCTACCGTTTTTGCAGCTACGAATGCCGGGACAAATTTTTGCAGCGTCTTGAAGAAGGCGGTCGCGAACTGCCCCCGCGCGAAGAATAG
- the folK gene encoding 2-amino-4-hydroxy-6-hydroxymethyldihydropteridine diphosphokinase — MAEQPAIRAYVSLGSNCDAAAEMLAKALAELACLPDIRVGATSPVYRTAPQGYADQPWFLNQVVELFVGPGWRPCSLVDALLGLEARLGRVRSADPALRYGPRVIDADLLVFGQEHSDDPHCLVPHPRLTGRAFALRPLLDVAPQLVVGGLPVSSWLKRIDYRVEGDRIFQ, encoded by the coding sequence ATGGCCGAACAACCAGCGATACGGGCTTATGTGAGCCTTGGGTCAAACTGCGATGCAGCGGCGGAAATGCTTGCTAAGGCCCTGGCAGAGCTTGCCTGCCTGCCTGATATACGCGTGGGGGCAACCTCGCCCGTCTACCGCACCGCACCTCAGGGATATGCCGATCAGCCCTGGTTTCTTAATCAGGTGGTTGAACTTTTTGTCGGCCCAGGCTGGCGGCCCTGCAGCCTGGTTGATGCGCTGCTTGGCCTGGAGGCCCGGCTTGGCCGGGTGCGCAGCGCAGACCCCGCGTTGCGCTACGGCCCGCGCGTGATAGATGCTGATCTGCTGGTATTTGGGCAGGAGCACAGTGACGACCCGCACTGCCTTGTGCCGCACCCTCGTTTGACGGGCAGGGCATTTGCCCTGCGCCCGCTGCTGGATGTGGCTCCACAGCTCGTTGTTGGCGGTTTGCCTGTCAGCAGCTGGCTGAAGCGGATTGATTACCGCGTGGAAGGGGACAGAATTTTTCAGTGA
- the xerD gene encoding site-specific tyrosine recombinase XerD, protein MAQPRTKAVALATLLPLWQDFLLAQRGLSPNTVEAYGQDLESFFLYRQELAGGASPETLADPDEQEIFLYLAWLRARQNTGRTLARRLSALRAFFAFAVDEGRLKKNPAELLENPKLPQHLPEVLTKDEMDSLLSQPDLRDKCGKRDRCMLELLYAAGLRVSELCSLCVPDLDLQRGLVRVFGKGSKERLVPLHDLMQQMLAEYLAHCRPDFTPTGNQLFANRSGRGLTRQYIWKMVKKYALEAGIRRAISPHTFRHSFATHLLEGGADLRAVQMLLGHADISATEIYTHVQAERLRGIHHQFHPRSRL, encoded by the coding sequence ATGGCACAACCACGCACCAAAGCCGTTGCACTGGCAACCCTTTTGCCCCTGTGGCAGGATTTTTTACTGGCGCAGCGAGGGCTGTCGCCCAATACCGTCGAGGCCTACGGTCAGGATCTGGAAAGCTTTTTTCTTTACCGGCAGGAGCTTGCAGGAGGGGCAAGCCCCGAAACGCTGGCCGACCCGGATGAGCAGGAAATTTTTTTGTATCTCGCATGGCTGCGGGCGCGGCAAAATACGGGTCGTACCCTTGCACGCAGGCTCTCGGCGCTGAGGGCTTTTTTTGCCTTTGCCGTTGACGAAGGCAGGCTGAAGAAAAATCCGGCTGAACTGCTGGAAAACCCCAAGCTGCCCCAACACCTGCCCGAAGTGCTGACCAAGGATGAAATGGACTCGCTGCTGTCCCAGCCCGACCTGCGCGACAAGTGCGGCAAACGCGACCGCTGCATGCTTGAGCTGTTGTACGCCGCAGGGCTGCGCGTGTCCGAGCTGTGCTCCCTGTGCGTTCCCGACCTTGACCTGCAACGCGGCCTCGTACGTGTTTTTGGCAAGGGCTCAAAAGAACGGCTTGTACCGCTGCACGACCTCATGCAACAGATGCTGGCCGAGTATCTCGCCCACTGCAGGCCCGATTTTACGCCCACAGGCAACCAGCTGTTTGCCAACAGGTCGGGGCGCGGCCTCACGCGACAGTACATATGGAAGATGGTAAAAAAATACGCGCTTGAGGCGGGCATTCGCCGGGCCATTTCGCCGCATACCTTCAGGCATTCGTTCGCCACGCATCTGCTTGAAGGCGGCGCTGATCTGCGCGCAGTGCAGATGCTTCTGGGGCATGCCGACATCAGCGCTACAGAAATTTATACCCATGTGCAGGCCGAGCGCCTGCGGGGCATACACCACCAATTCCATCCCCGGAGCCGCCTGTGA